GAAGAGGAGGAATCGACAGCTTGATCCCTTCCAGACGATACAACAGGTCACTTCGGAAACGATTCATCCCGACTTCATGCTCCAGATCGCGGTTGGTGGCAGAAATAAAGCGAATATTGCTCTTACCGATCTGCTCGCCACCGACGCGCATGAACTCTCCTGTTTCTAACGTACGCAAGAGCTTCACTTGGATGGAAGGGGGAGCCTCCCCGATCTCGTCAAGAAACAGCGTTCCGTTATGTGCCAGCTCGAACAAGCCTTTACGGGATTTGAGCGCTCCGGTAAAAGCGCCCTTTTCATAGCCGAACAGCTCACTTTCCAGCAAGGATTCCGGCACTGCCCCGCAGTTAAAAGCAACAAAAGGCTGCTGGGCGCGATTGCTTGCTCCATGGAGAAAACGGGCCATTAGCTCCTTGCCGGTACCCGTTTCTCCTTCAATGAGCACATGGATCGCCTTTTTTGCTAATTTTTTGGCAATTGCGCATACATTGGCCATCGGACTGTCAGATGAATACACGATACCATATTGGGCGGCTTCTTGGGATAGGTGATCGCTGTGTTTGCTGGAAGAAGAGAGCACCGCGTCGATGACCTGCTCCAGACTGTCCAGATCGTCGAACGGCTTCTCCAAGTAATCGCGCGCGCCCCATTGCATCGCTGTCACAGCCGATTTAATCGTGCTGAAGCCCGTCATGATCAAGACTTCGCAGGTGGGAAATACTGCCTTGATCTGTTTGAGCAGCGTCAATCCGTCGGCATCTGGCAGCTTC
This genomic stretch from Brevibacillus sp. DP1.3A harbors:
- a CDS encoding sigma-54 dependent transcriptional regulator; translated protein: MEKKRILIVDDETEVTTFFTYFLKKKDCDIVVANSGKDVERLLHSDSTGFHAALVDLKLPDADGLTLLKQIKAVFPTCEVLIMTGFSTIKSAVTAMQWGARDYLEKPFDDLDSLEQVIDAVLSSSSKHSDHLSQEAAQYGIVYSSDSPMANVCAIAKKLAKKAIHVLIEGETGTGKELMARFLHGASNRAQQPFVAFNCGAVPESLLESELFGYEKGAFTGALKSRKGLFELAHNGTLFLDEIGEAPPSIQVKLLRTLETGEFMRVGGEQIGKSNIRFISATNRDLEHEVGMNRFRSDLLYRLEGIKLSIPPLRERIQDIPTIAHYYLQKRSGDPREIDQDAIELLQRYDWPGNVRQLINVLNQTIALHECERLRAEHLPANLRNRMVQVLPPTVPKRIEQVIDHECERFVDTILRLVTSIDGIDFDYLIKRVKQLEGEIGRTIIEKGLTETNGNRQLLSKKLNITKRTIRYILNEKA